From one Montipora capricornis isolate CH-2021 chromosome 10, ASM3666992v2, whole genome shotgun sequence genomic stretch:
- the LOC138021256 gene encoding rhodopsin, G0-coupled-like codes for MKIVRMTFMSVAAMMLSWAPYCFVSLVSIVSGKPVIENWEAEIPELFAKASVVYNPIIYAIMNRSFRASLRRILRRRRCNVVIPEIPVIAKRYDVRPKAYHLPDNGVVLRAVRASVIRVQSQESGRYIRATGQSISSEAKQANMVLSKLSSRNRRNGRASSENTSE; via the coding sequence ATGAAGATTGTACGAATGACATTCATGTCGGTGGCTGCCATGATGCTCAGTTGGGCGCCATATTGCTTTGTCAGTCTTGTTTCAATAGTTAGTGGCAAACCGGTGATAGAAAACTGGGAAGCTGAAATTCCCGAGTTGTTTGCTAAGGCGTCTGTCGTTTACAACCCGATTATTTATGCTATCATGAACCGTAGTTTTCGCGCTTCATTGCGTCGTATTTTGCGACGTCGAAGGTGCAATGTGGTCATCCCAGAGATTCCCGTCATCGCAAAACGTTACGATGTAAGACCTAAAGCATATCACCTACCAGACAACGGGGTGGTGCTTAGGGCAGTCCGAGCTTCAGTCATTCGTGTGCAATCTCAAGAGAGCGGCCGCTATATACGGGCCACGGGTCAAAGTATATCATCAGAAGCTAAACAAGCGAATATGGTGCTTAGTAAACTCAGCTCAAGAAACCGCCGAAATGGGCGAGCAAGTTCGGAAAACACATCTGAATAA